Below is a genomic region from Zea mays cultivar B73 chromosome 9, Zm-B73-REFERENCE-NAM-5.0, whole genome shotgun sequence.
CATGTTCCGTCATTCTTTTTTTGTGAGTAATGGGATTAGTTGCAATCACAGGAAAAAAAGCACTCATCATTGTATCATGGGATCTTGGTTTTGAATTATGTAAACTTTGCCATTATTGTTTTCCTGTATCTAAATTTAATGCCCATAAAGGACAGTTTTACAGGATACATGTTGGTATACAATCTTCAGAAGGCTTTAGCTCTATCCATGGAATCCTCAGAAGGTTTAGTGACTTTCTGAAGCTATCTTCTGATGTAAGTTGAGGCATTTGTTTCAGAATTCAGATATCCCAATTGTTGCCATTTTCTCTTTCAAATACTGAGCATCCTTAACTTGCAAGTTGCAATATTTTTCTTCCGGTAACTCAAAATGTGCTCACATTATCTGAGGGCACAATTgttagttagaaataataatagCTATGGATGTGCACTTGTTCTATGGTTTAAAAGCGTTGAACAAGAAATAGGGAAAATGCATTTAATTTGGCAAGTCTTGAATAGCATCAACCTAGCAGACATGCTCCTTTTGAAAAATAAAAATTCTTTGTTTTGACCTCAACTGGCCTGGTATACTACTCAGGCTGGCAGTTTTAGAATGCAACACTGCAGAAACTTACTGATGTAGCTACTTGTTACAGTGCATCGTATAGATATGCAGTGATTCACCTTCAAGCACTACAGTTACAATCTAGTTTGCTAATCCTGTAATTTTTTGCCTCCCCATTGACCTCAAAATAATGACATATGCTTTGTTCTGATGTAGATATGTTGGGTCATTTACTACTTTATGATTTGGTTTTGATTAGAAGCTTGTGTTATGTAACTTGATGTTTTCCTGAACATGATATGTCACCAATACTTTGGTGTTCCGTactcatttgctttggtttgttgtTGTTGCAATATTTTTTTCTCATACTACAATACTCCTGTTCTGCAGCTTAAGAGCGCGTTTCCCAGAAAAGATGTCCCATCGGCTCCTCCGAAGCATGCTTTCTTAAGAATAAATTCAAGCAGGTTGCTTCTAGAAGAGGTAAAATGTATCTTAAAACTCAATGTACTTTTGTTAGTTTCCCCCCTTTTCCCTGTGTCAATTGGATGCTTTACGTCAAGCAGTATACTATTTCGTGTTCTGCTTCTCGGATTTGTCTCAAATTGTTATGGTTGCAGAGAAGGCATGCATTGGAGGAGTGGATGCAGAAGTTACTTTCTGACATTGACTTGTCAAGAAGTGCTCCTGTTGCTGCTTTTCTTGAGCTTGAAGCTGCTGCGCGTTCATGTATGTGCTACTTAATTAATTTTTAACTGTATATTATTCACTGTCTTTTTGTTGTGCACGTTAAATATGTTAGCAGAGAGTTTAATTATACTGTTATGCTGAATTTAGATTTCCAAGAACGGAATGGGCGTCCTTCTGAAGTAGGTCCTTCTGCAAAAAGCAGTACTAAATCTTCCTCACATTCTGATGGACCTGCTTCCGGTTCTCTTGCTGAGTCCAATGAAATAAATCAAGGTCTTACTCGCGGTAGCAGTCTGACAGGAGCAACTGGTAATGGTGTGCTTGGAGAAGCTATCTTAGATCAGTCTGATGAGCATGTTAGCAGTGCCTTGAATCACAGGAAAGGGAACCTTGTATTGGAACATGATGGTAGAAATGGTTCGGTAGCGTCTTATAGGGGAGTTCTTTCAGAAGAGGACCGTGATTCTTATCCCGGCCATGCTCGGAAGGACTCTGCTGAAAGTATTGGGAGTGATTTGAGTTCTTTAAGAGGAAGTGAATTATCTGTTCCAGGGGCTAGTAATTCCCTTTGGGATGGTGCTGTGGTGGATGGACATGTTAGTCAAACAGAACATCTTACTGGTTTAGATATGCATCTTTTGTATGATATGGATGCGCAAGTCATCCTTCCAAATGATAAAAAACAGAAGTTGACTAGACTTTTGATCACAATGCAACGAAGAATAGGGACAGCAAAAACTGATATGGAGGATCTCATAGCACGATTAAATCAGGAAGGAGCTGTTAAAGAATATCTTACTACAAAGGTACTGCTTTGCTTTTCATGTTAATGCTatggcttctagctctacttagtGATTACTAATTCATGCTTAATAAAAACAAAATGCACTTTCAGTTTCCATGTTGAGTTTAAGATTGTATGGTTCTCAGTTACTTTGTTTTGTTGTTCTATGCATTCTTAGTTGTTACACTCAATGCATTTGCATGTATCATTACCATTCTGTGGATTCTAGGCTATCTGTTTGATAATTATGATTTGTATTTTAGGTTAAAGATTTAGAGGTTGAATTGGAAGCCACAAAGCAAAAAGGTAGAGAGACACTGCAACAAGCTATCCTGGCTGAAAGAGAGAGGATTACCCAGATGCAGTGGGATATGGATGAGCTCCGTAGGAAGTACTCTGAGATGGAGTCAAACCTGAAGACCGAACATGTCTGTTTCCCCACTGTTCTTGTGGCTTAGTTATTTTACTAGCCATATGAAGGTACTTATTATGTGTCTATACTTTGCAGAATGAGAAAACTCGTGCGGAGTCAGAAAGAACAACTGCTAGTGGTGAAAATGAAACATTACTTGAAGAATTAGAAATCAAACAAAAAGAAGTTGAGAGTTTGAAACAGCAACTTGTAGAAGCTGAGGCAAAG
It encodes:
- the LOC100383433 gene encoding Phox (PX) domain-containing protein, with the translated sequence MATSAAAGSRRKAPSPPKHRHDGTSPLPLGMDWSPPPKRWEGRNTIWPHNPQTGWSYCVMMPSWITQTPETGVTADSFLKSVVFYRIHVGIQSSEGFSSIHGILRRFSDFLKLSSDLKSAFPRKDVPSAPPKHAFLRINSSRLLLEERRHALEEWMQKLLSDIDLSRSAPVAAFLELEAAARSYFQERNGRPSEVGPSAKSSTKSSSHSDGPASGSLAESNEINQGLTRGSSLTGATGNGVLGEAILDQSDEHVSSALNHRKGNLVLEHDGRNGSVASYRGVLSEEDRDSYPGHARKDSAESIGSDLSSLRGSELSVPGASNSLWDGAVVDGHVSQTEHLTGLDMHLLYDMDAQVILPNDKKQKLTRLLITMQRRIGTAKTDMEDLIARLNQEGAVKEYLTTKVKDLEVELEATKQKGRETLQQAILAERERITQMQWDMDELRRKYSEMESNLKTEHNEKTRAESERTTASGENETLLEELEIKQKEVESLKQQLVEAEAKSKADKKVLVKEVKSLRNSQTEMKKVLNQYLEEKTDLERVINRDKQRSARTKLSRVKILHECRLLRERLQDCSAKFLAEEQDNFTIDPSSLPDALDLLATSDNRIRLLVAEAQLLARDDEQGSSDGGDDSDSRSSLTMSSEDAKVTDEDTTKMLSDLLIDNAQLRLRLNAVIRNAVNTSVKPEKEGSGEVLPKKTVLNWLLDR
- the LOC100383433 gene encoding phox (PX) domain-containing protein isoform X1, with the protein product MGSLLIDCIQEGRNTIWPHNPQTGWSYCVMMPSWITQTPETGVTADSFLKSVVFYRIHVGIQSSEGFSSIHGILRRFSDFLKLSSDLKSAFPRKDVPSAPPKHAFLRINSSRLLLEERRHALEEWMQKLLSDIDLSRSAPVAAFLELEAAARSYFQERNGRPSEVGPSAKSSTKSSSHSDGPASGSLAESNEINQGLTRGSSLTGATGNGVLGEAILDQSDEHVSSALNHRKGNLVLEHDGRNGSVASYRGVLSEEDRDSYPGHARKDSAESIGSDLSSLRGSELSVPGASNSLWDGAVVDGHVSQTEHLTGLDMHLLYDMDAQVILPNDKKQKLTRLLITMQRRIGTAKTDMEDLIARLNQEGAVKEYLTTKVKDLEVELEATKQKGRETLQQAILAERERITQMQWDMDELRRKYSEMESNLKTEHNEKTRAESERTTASGENETLLEELEIKQKEVESLKQQLVEAEAKSKADKKVLVKEVKSLRNSQTEMKKVLNQYLEEKTDLERVINRDKQRSARTKLSRVKILHECRLLRERLQDCSAKFLAEEQDNFTIDPSSLPDALDLLATSDNRIRLLVAEAQLLARDDEQGSSDGGDDSDSRSSLTMSSEDAKVTDEDTTKMLSDLLIDNAQLRLRLNAVIRNAVNTSVKPEKEGSGEVLPKKTVLNWLLDR